The Parabacteroides timonensis sequence CAGATATGCAAAATTCGATTGACGATAATGACAATAATTATCTGATGATTTTCCGTCTTAAAAGATAGAGTAAGGGGGGAAATTCCCCCCTTAGTTAGTATCCTAATTTAAACTCCTGATCGACAGCCGGAACACCTTCGCTCATCCATTGAGGCATCGGTTGGCTGTTTAAGTAGTGTTGGAAGAACTGGAACATACGTTTCTGGAAATCGATACGGTTTGCCAGGCGTAGCGGCCAGTGTATTTCTCCTGTATAATTGAGCATCCATACCGGTTTTTGCAAACGTTTGAGTGCTACAAAGTACTCGATACCCTGATACCAGGGCACATGACCGTCGTTGTCATTGTGCATGATCAGGATAGGAGTCGTTACCTTATCCATATTGAAGAGAGGAGAGTTTTCCATGTATTGCAACGGAGAATCCCATAAGGTACCTCCGATACGGCTTTGTCCGTGCTCGTACTGGAAAGAACGGTTCAGTCCTGATCCCCAGCGGATCCCACCGTAGGCACTGAACATATTGACTACCGGTGCACCTGATTCTATGGCTGAGAACAGATTTGTGCGGGTGGCCAGATAAGCAACCTGATAGCCACCCCAGCTATGTCCCTGGGCTCCGATAGCCTTTTCATTTACATATCCTTTGGCAATCAGCGAGGTGATACCCGGCATAACGCAGTTGAAACAGCTTTCTCCGGGATAACCGTCTACATAACGTACGTCCGGGTTGAAAATGATATATCCGTTGCTGGTATAGAAATGATAATCGATCGTCGAACGATGTGGCTCCGGCATGTGATAGGCGTAAAGGGTTTCCGAATTACGTTCGTAGAAATTCACGATTACCGGATATTTCTTGTTAGGATCAAAATTTTCAGGTTTGTAGACAACACCTTCCAACGGTATGCCGTCCAGTGATATCCATGAAACCAATTCTGCTGTACCCCAGTTTATTTGAGCTTGCTGTTCGCCTCCGTTCGTCAGGCGGACAGACTTTTTGAAGGTCAGGTCAGACAGGCGGACATCCGGATATTGTTCGAATGTTTCAGAGGTATAGATCACGGCATCGGTTTCTTTCGCTTTTACCGGAGTTTTCAACATGAAATTACCGGCCAGCAATGTTTTGGGGATGGCCGGAGTCGAAAAGCGGGCATTGTAGTATCCTGTACCTTTTGTCTTTTCGTTGAAAGCCAATAATAACTGGGATTCAGCTAAATCGATGAATTTCTTTTCCTTATCCAACCGGACTACCCGGTAGGATAACTGTTCTTTGCGTCCGTTTACTGTGAGGTTGACAGGAGAAGTCTGGGCTGTAGGATCGAATTTCCAGATGTCGTAACGATCATAGATCAGCAAAAAACGGTCGCCGGCTGTCCATCCTGCCAGTCCGTGTGGGGAGGGATAGTCAGGAACGTCATTGTCTTCATCCCAGGCCGCAAAAGACTTGGGAGTTGTCAGGCGGTATTCTTTACCATCGTTCATCGAACGCGTATACCATGAACTATCCTGGGCACAATACCAGTAGGCAAATGTTCCTTCCGGAGAAAGACGCATACTGGTATTTGCTGCTTGTTTGATCTGTTGGCGGTTACCTGTTTCCAGATTTACCGTATAGATATCGTAACGGCTTCTTCCTTCCCACATCTGTTCAGTGGCATAAGGCAGATTGGTCGACAGCAATGCGATCGGCGCATCTCCTTCTGCGGCGGTTTGAAGATCCGGTATTTCTATGTTTGCCAGTTGGATCGATTTGTTATCGTTGATGTTATATACGGCTGCATACGTTTTTTTCAGGTCCTTTTGCTTGTTATATACCTGTTGGGTGTACTGTACCGCTTCATCCCATTTCCATATCTGTACATCGGGACGGTTTTCAGCCAGTATAGTCGTGTCTTTCTGTTGGGGAGCCGGTGCAGTACCGAAGAAAAGCCGTTCGGCATTTTTTGAAAAGCGGAGGTCGCCATTCTCGCTGATAACCCAGCTGTCAGGGATAAAACTTTGTTTGCGGTCTGCAACCAGACGGGCAGGAGCTTTGTTCTCGGACAGATACAGGGAACATAGTGTGCCGATGGAATCTTTGTCAGGACTATGCAGGAAAGCGATTTTGCTTCCGGCTTCATCGAATGTTACTTTTTTGATGACTCCTTTTCCTTCGAAAATCAATGAGTTACCTTTGTCGGGAGTAAAAGTGGACAGGGTGGAGTCGGTTGTATAATATAAGATATTTCCTTTTTTAGCGAAACCGAACTCTTTGACATCGGCCAGCAGTACCTCTTTGGCTCCGTCCAGTGAGCGGACATGCAATACGCTATCAGATTTACTGCTTCTTTTATAGGCGATCCAGTCTGTTGTCTCTGATAATTTGTATGATTTTAAAGAGTCGATCGACTCCTTCTTATCCGGAAGATTGAAGATAACCAGTTCGTCGGCAGGCATCTCTTCTTCTTTTACTTTCTTTAGTTTTAATGCTTCTACAGTTTCCAGTTCCGGCTTTTTGGTGACCAGCAGATAGCGGGAAGAAGCAGAGAATTCGGCGTGTCCGGCAGGACGAAAGGATGCAGTCATTTCTCCTTTGGCGTTATAAACCAGTATGCTGGCATCCCCTCTCCAGGGTTCCATTTTGCAGGCAACCCATTTCCCATCGTGTGAAATAGCCTGTTCGGTGATCCGTTTCCAGCTAACCATCTCGTCGAATGTCATTGCCTTTTTGGCCTCCTGCGCAGAGAGTGTGCAATAAGCACTCAGGCAGATTAAAAATGCCAATTGTTTCAGATTCCTCATATGATCGATTAAGTGTGTTATGTTTATGAAATGCAATATTACGCTTTTTTAGTTTTACCACAAAAAAAGCGGGGACCTTTACCGGGTCTCCGCCTTCATAAAATGTGATATTTCGAATATTATTTTTTCAATTCATCCTCGATCATCTCTTTCATCTTCTCTACTCCCATAAAACCTACCTGGAAATGAACCGGTGTTCCGTCTTTTGACAGGACCATATACGAAGGTACGCCATTGATGCCGAATTTCTTTCCCCAGAAGTCCCATTGGTCGGAAGTTACGCGGTAGTGTTCCCCTTTAATATCCGGAATCATCTGTTCCCAAGCACCTTTAGGCGAATTTTCTCCGGCAAGATAGAGGAATACGACATCTTTTCCTTCGAAATCTTTCTTTACAGGCTCTGATTGCTCCATAGCCATACGACAAGGGCCGCACCACGTTGCCCAGAAATCAACGAAGACGACTTTTCCACGGTAAGGGGTTGTAATGGCATTGAATAATTCTTCTGCAGGGACATCGGCGATATTAACCCGGTCGACCGTATAGCCGGATTTCTTTTTGTTTTCTTCGATAGTCTGCTTGAGTTTGTTATTCATCGTTGTCAGTATGTTTTTAATGACAGGAGATATCTTATCCGCCTGAGCCAGTTCTTCGTCGGTAAGTGGTTTGAATTCCTGGATAGGACGTGCCAGTCTTTGAGCTGCTATCAAGTCGAACAGGATGCCTTTGTCTGTGCCCATTAATTTGGCAAGATCTGCTGTATTGTCCGGGAATTCTTTTGTTCCTTCCGGAAGAGGCTGTCCGGAGATGTTTGCATACTGGAGGCTTCTTATTATGTTACTGTAATAAGAAGCATATAACCCGATGGGATCGTTAGGAACCAGGCGCGGAACAAAGTCATAATATCCGGCAGTGATAACCGGTTGTACGAATCCAACGGCTGCCGAGTCACGCGGAATATTGTTGGCTCTCCGGTAGGCATATTCCAATACATAGTACCCCATTAATTGCATTGCTGTTTCCATATCGGCATTCAACACCAGAATTTTACGATATGCATCGCTGATATGCGGATATTTATCGAGTTCTTTCAGGCCTTTCTCTCTACGGTCCAGCCAGTACTGTTTGAACTGATCGATGTTCATGGTAGCTACATCCTTAAACATTTGATCGTAATCTTCCTGCGAACTGATACCTACCGGCAGACCACGCAGCGGACTATTGCATACTTCATTGTTTAATGCTGCCAGAGCACCGCTGAAATAGTACTTTTCTCCCAATGACGGTTTATCTTTCTGTAATTTTGATTGTGCACGGCATATCTCGGGGAAGTTTATTTCGACAGAAGTCGTTTCTCCCGGTTTCAGGTAGACCGGAGCCTGCATGAAATTGGCAGATATATTAACCACTGAGATATGGTTAAGAGGCAGTTCCAATGTAAAATCACCCTTATTGTCTACCGATATTTTATTTTCATCCACATCACCGGTCACCGGGTTATAAGCCCATGTAGATCCCTGTAATTTCATTTCCGGGCGGAAGCCTGCGATATGGCCTTTTAAAGTGGCGATACCGGATTTCAGTTCCGGAGTTTCCAGAACAGGGGACTCTTTCGGGTTCTTTTTGCCTGCAAGAGGTGAAAAAGCCGGTTTCCCATCTAAATGGATTCCCCAGATGCTGAATGAGCCTTCGAAATCTCCTTCGGTGAAATCGACAATTGTTGTATTTTCAGGTAGCGGTGGAAAAATCATCTGGAAGGAATACGTCCCCGATTCCGGCATCCATATTTCTTTATCCGGTTCCATGCCAATACCCGACAGGAGCTTGTATTGTTTTCCGTCGGCTTGCAGATAGCTGTCTTTAGCGATCTTTATCCAGTTGTGGGGACGATAAAATGCGTCGATATAGACTGTTGTTGCCGTGTCGCTTAATACGATCTTTTGAATTTCGATAGAAGTGGAACTCCATGCGTCAAATGCCGGTAATTCTACTACTCTTTCTTTTGCTTGTATCGTTGTACAATAAAGGAGTACAATGAGTAATGATAGGATTTGCTTCATACCTGTAGAATTTAATTAGTGTTTATACAACAGATTCCGTTACAACTTGACCGTCGAACAGATTAATGATGCGTGAAGCATATCCGGCATCGTGCTGGCTGTGAGTTACCATCACAATGGTAGTTCCTTCTTTATTTAACTCACTAAGCAGGTTCATTACTTCCTGGCCATTCTTACTATCCAGGTTACCGGTGGGTTCGTCGGCAAGGATCAGTTTGGGGTTGGCTACTACGGCGCGGGCAATGGCCACACGTTGTTGTTGCCCTCCGGATAATTGTTGGGGAAAATGTTTCTCCCGATGAACGATAGCCATACGTTCCATAGCCTCTTTTACCTTTTGTTTTCTTTCGGAGGCTGATACGCCCATATAAAGCAATGGAAGTTCGATATTTTCATATACGTTCAGTTCGTCTATCAGGTTGAAACTCTGGAATACGAAACCGATAATTCCTTTACGGAGTTTAGTTCGCTGTACTTCGGTATATTTGGATACTTCCGTTCCGTTCAGGTAATACTCACCGGCAGTCGGGTTATCCAGCAGACCGAGAATGTTCAATAGCGTAGACTTGCCGCAACCGGAAGGTCCCATAATAGCTACAAACTCCCCTTCTTTCACTTCAATATTCACTTTATTCAAGGCCCATGTTTCCACTTCTTCTGTGCGGAATATTTTCTCTAATGCTACTGTTTTAATCATGAGTAAAAGATATTTAATTTGCCAGAGAAAGAACAAAAGTTGTGCCACGTTTATAAATAACTGGTATATAATGAGATGTATGCTTTTGTGTTATTGGCGTTTGTGCATATCCGCACGAATTCAGTTCGGAAACGCACATAAATAACATCGAATAAATTTAATAAGTGGAAATATCAGAATGTAAAGATAAACAGATGTTTTGTGTTACTTTTGATGTGTTAAAATATATTACCCGGTCGGGTATTTTCATTTACCTGGTATATTAATCCCAATTACATGGTATACTAATATCATTTTGATAGTTAGAAAAAGATGGATCAGCGGAACTTATTCCGGCGGAAAAGGCTGTCGTGTATTTTTGGGGACTAAATATATTGTCCCTGTCACTTTTAAATGGTAACAGGGCTTTATAATATATCCTCATACAAATTATATAACCTTTTCCGAAGGAATAATACTGCATATCGTTTCCTGGAAATCAATGTATTGACCGCTATTCCGGTCGATTCCGCTATCTCTTTGAACGGAATACCTTCCAGTTCTGTCAGCTCAAAGACAGTCCGCTGTTCATCTGGCAATTCGAGTAAAGCATATTCCAGTTCTTTCCACACGGTGGAGCGGATGAAATCCATTTCCGGCGACTGATCTTCATCGGGCATCAATTCGGAAAGCTCTTTCAGAAAAGTACCGTCGTCTTCGTTAGTAGAGAGATACGGCATTTCTTCCTCACGGCGTTTCCGGCTCCGGTCGATGATCTGGTTGCGGGCAACTGAATACAACCAGGCGGCAATCTGTTCGATCGGGTTTTCCTCCTGGTCGCTTTTCATGAACTGGTAGAATACGTTTTGCAAAATATCTTCACTGTCCTCCCTGGATGAGACCCGTTTGTTGATGAAGCCTTTCAGCTGCGCCTGATATTTCCGGAAGATATCTGCAACGCGTGTATTTTGCTCAGTACCGGCAGATGTATTTGTCGATAACTCTTTCATTGGGGCTGATTGCCGGGTGTGGGGTCTTGCATATCAAATCTGCCGTTACGGAAATCTGCCATATGCTTGCGGATATGTTCCCGGCGTTCTTCCCATGACATATTTTTCATCTGTTCCCGAATCTGTGCTTGTCCTTCTCGATTACCGGGGAAAAAGCCTCCCGACCGGGGATCGAAAGGACCGAACTTCCCAAAGCCACCCAGTAACAGACGGGTAAGTGCCATAAGGCCTATAGCCTGCCAGTAATTGATTACCGACCAACCGATAATGGAAGGGATCAGCCAATTCCATAAAAACATGACTGCCAGTGCTGCCAGCGCAAATACGCCTATAAAAAACAGGAAAGCAAGCCCTCCTCTGAATTTACCTGAATTTCTCATTGTGATATAATTTACATTGTTTATTATTCTGTTATTAACTCTATGGCATGTGTCCGGCAGGATTTTACACAGTTCCCGCATCCGACACAGTTTTCCGGATTAAGTACTGTGGCATAGCTGCAACTACCGTTATTCACCATCTTCAACACTTCCCTCCGGCATCTCTTTACACAATCGCCGCATCCACTGCACTCATACGCAAAGACTTGTAAAGATATGACTTCTTTTCTCTTTCTTCCGAACATTTTCTGTTTCCATTTTAAAATTAAAAAATCTATTTAGTGAGACATGCCTTCTATTCTTGTAGACGATCGGCACGGAAGAATATTTTAAATAGAAATCTTTTTTTTGATGTATGTTTTACATTAGTCAGTATATTTGTATCGTTCAAAAGTAAAATGTGATGAGCGATATAAATAATACACCTGTATTTTGGTTTATTTTCTTCAACGACCAGTTACTGCTTCAGAAAAAAGGTGAAACATATACAATCCCTTATAGTGTCAATCCCCCTGTTCAAGTCGGAAATGTGTTGGAAGTCGGTTTACTTCAGGATATTCCCTGTCGTACTGCATCGGTGGATACACCGTTGGAAGAGACTTCCGGTTATCAGCCGATGGGATTGCGTGCTTCGTACGATTTTCTGGATGGTGCTTTACATAAGATGGCAGGGAAGGCGTATGAATTGGTCTATTGGGATCAGCATAGCCGTTTTTGTCCTTCATGCGGAACAAAAACAGTGATGCAAACAGCTATTTCCAAGCAATGCCCTGCCTGTAAATACGAGATTTATCCGGCTGTGTCCGCTGCAATTCTGGTATTGATCCGTAAAGAAGATT is a genomic window containing:
- a CDS encoding RNA polymerase sigma factor, with the translated sequence MKELSTNTSAGTEQNTRVADIFRKYQAQLKGFINKRVSSREDSEDILQNVFYQFMKSDQEENPIEQIAAWLYSVARNQIIDRSRKRREEEMPYLSTNEDDGTFLKELSELMPDEDQSPEMDFIRSTVWKELEYALLELPDEQRTVFELTELEGIPFKEIAESTGIAVNTLISRKRYAVLFLRKRLYNLYEDIL
- a CDS encoding TlpA family protein disulfide reductase; this encodes MKQILSLLIVLLYCTTIQAKERVVELPAFDAWSSTSIEIQKIVLSDTATTVYIDAFYRPHNWIKIAKDSYLQADGKQYKLLSGIGMEPDKEIWMPESGTYSFQMIFPPLPENTTIVDFTEGDFEGSFSIWGIHLDGKPAFSPLAGKKNPKESPVLETPELKSGIATLKGHIAGFRPEMKLQGSTWAYNPVTGDVDENKISVDNKGDFTLELPLNHISVVNISANFMQAPVYLKPGETTSVEINFPEICRAQSKLQKDKPSLGEKYYFSGALAALNNEVCNSPLRGLPVGISSQEDYDQMFKDVATMNIDQFKQYWLDRREKGLKELDKYPHISDAYRKILVLNADMETAMQLMGYYVLEYAYRRANNIPRDSAAVGFVQPVITAGYYDFVPRLVPNDPIGLYASYYSNIIRSLQYANISGQPLPEGTKEFPDNTADLAKLMGTDKGILFDLIAAQRLARPIQEFKPLTDEELAQADKISPVIKNILTTMNNKLKQTIEENKKKSGYTVDRVNIADVPAEELFNAITTPYRGKVVFVDFWATWCGPCRMAMEQSEPVKKDFEGKDVVFLYLAGENSPKGAWEQMIPDIKGEHYRVTSDQWDFWGKKFGINGVPSYMVLSKDGTPVHFQVGFMGVEKMKEMIEDELKK
- a CDS encoding alpha/beta hydrolase family protein, yielding MRNLKQLAFLICLSAYCTLSAQEAKKAMTFDEMVSWKRITEQAISHDGKWVACKMEPWRGDASILVYNAKGEMTASFRPAGHAEFSASSRYLLVTKKPELETVEALKLKKVKEEEMPADELVIFNLPDKKESIDSLKSYKLSETTDWIAYKRSSKSDSVLHVRSLDGAKEVLLADVKEFGFAKKGNILYYTTDSTLSTFTPDKGNSLIFEGKGVIKKVTFDEAGSKIAFLHSPDKDSIGTLCSLYLSENKAPARLVADRKQSFIPDSWVISENGDLRFSKNAERLFFGTAPAPQQKDTTILAENRPDVQIWKWDEAVQYTQQVYNKQKDLKKTYAAVYNINDNKSIQLANIEIPDLQTAAEGDAPIALLSTNLPYATEQMWEGRSRYDIYTVNLETGNRQQIKQAANTSMRLSPEGTFAYWYCAQDSSWYTRSMNDGKEYRLTTPKSFAAWDEDNDVPDYPSPHGLAGWTAGDRFLLIYDRYDIWKFDPTAQTSPVNLTVNGRKEQLSYRVVRLDKEKKFIDLAESQLLLAFNEKTKGTGYYNARFSTPAIPKTLLAGNFMLKTPVKAKETDAVIYTSETFEQYPDVRLSDLTFKKSVRLTNGGEQQAQINWGTAELVSWISLDGIPLEGVVYKPENFDPNKKYPVIVNFYERNSETLYAYHMPEPHRSTIDYHFYTSNGYIIFNPDVRYVDGYPGESCFNCVMPGITSLIAKGYVNEKAIGAQGHSWGGYQVAYLATRTNLFSAIESGAPVVNMFSAYGGIRWGSGLNRSFQYEHGQSRIGGTLWDSPLQYMENSPLFNMDKVTTPILIMHNDNDGHVPWYQGIEYFVALKRLQKPVWMLNYTGEIHWPLRLANRIDFQKRMFQFFQHYLNSQPMPQWMSEGVPAVDQEFKLGY
- a CDS encoding 4Fe-4S binding protein, translating into MFGRKRKEVISLQVFAYECSGCGDCVKRCRREVLKMVNNGSCSYATVLNPENCVGCGNCVKSCRTHAIELITE
- a CDS encoding ABC transporter ATP-binding protein translates to MKYLLLMIKTVALEKIFRTEEVETWALNKVNIEVKEGEFVAIMGPSGCGKSTLLNILGLLDNPTAGEYYLNGTEVSKYTEVQRTKLRKGIIGFVFQSFNLIDELNVYENIELPLLYMGVSASERKQKVKEAMERMAIVHREKHFPQQLSGGQQQRVAIARAVVANPKLILADEPTGNLDSKNGQEVMNLLSELNKEGTTIVMVTHSQHDAGYASRIINLFDGQVVTESVV
- the nudC gene encoding NAD(+) diphosphatase, producing MSDINNTPVFWFIFFNDQLLLQKKGETYTIPYSVNPPVQVGNVLEVGLLQDIPCRTASVDTPLEETSGYQPMGLRASYDFLDGALHKMAGKAYELVYWDQHSRFCPSCGTKTVMQTAISKQCPACKYEIYPAVSAAILVLIRKEDSILLVHARNFKGSFHGLVAGFLETGETLEECVRREVMEETGLEISNITYFGNQPWPYPSNLMVGFIADYAGGTIRLQDEELSEGAFFTKENLPELPRKLSLARKMIDWWLEQP